In one Achromobacter spanius genomic region, the following are encoded:
- a CDS encoding type II toxin-antitoxin system HicB family antitoxin translates to MLYPIYVHKEKGSAYGASFPDFPGCHAAAPTLQQLHAAAQEAVEAHLFGESEPIALPSAVNDWMQRTAFKGGFWMQVDIDLSKLNTPPRSWPFV, encoded by the coding sequence GTGCTCTACCCCATTTACGTACACAAGGAAAAAGGCAGCGCCTACGGCGCCTCTTTTCCAGACTTTCCGGGTTGCCATGCCGCAGCCCCCACGCTGCAACAGTTGCATGCAGCAGCACAAGAAGCCGTTGAGGCCCATTTATTTGGCGAAAGCGAGCCTATCGCGCTCCCCAGCGCCGTTAACGACTGGATGCAGCGCACGGCGTTTAAAGGCGGCTTCTGGATGCAGGTCGACATTGACCTTTCCAAGCTCAACACCCCACCCCGCTCCTGGCCCTTCGTCTGA
- a CDS encoding cold-shock protein — protein sequence METGIVKWFNNDKGYGFISPELGGKDLFAHYSEIQGDGHKSLEENQRVSFVAGQGQKGPQATMIKAI from the coding sequence ATAGAAACTGGCATCGTGAAGTGGTTCAACAACGACAAGGGCTACGGCTTTATTTCCCCGGAACTGGGCGGTAAAGATCTGTTCGCGCACTACTCTGAAATCCAGGGTGACGGACACAAGTCTCTTGAAGAGAACCAACGCGTGTCGTTTGTCGCCGGCCAAGGCCAGAAAGGCCCCCAGGCGACGATGATCAAAGCGATCTAA
- a CDS encoding DUF6693 family protein, which translates to MKQLKLKSDLTVGDIIGHGIIWILLSIVTLGLALFVFPYYMQRFIISRTAVLDDSGRRVGRLECTIDLASIIGNIVIWAIISIVTLGIGYLIFLYKINAHCMNHTKVVDVTI; encoded by the coding sequence ATGAAGCAATTGAAGTTGAAATCGGATCTCACCGTCGGCGATATCATCGGCCACGGGATTATCTGGATCCTCTTGAGCATCGTCACGCTCGGCCTGGCGCTGTTCGTGTTCCCGTACTACATGCAGCGATTCATCATCAGCCGGACTGCGGTGCTTGACGATTCCGGCCGCCGCGTGGGGCGCCTGGAATGCACGATCGATTTGGCCAGCATCATTGGAAATATCGTCATCTGGGCGATCATCTCCATCGTCACGCTGGGCATCGGCTATCTCATCTTCCTGTACAAGATCAATGCGCATTGCATGAATCACACCAAGGTTGTGGACGTCACTATCTGA
- a CDS encoding NAD(P)H-dependent flavin oxidoreductase codes for MTLQTPLTRLLGIRYPIIQAGMSWASSNAELAAAVSAAGGLGVVASGPMYPEALQAALRKLRSLTDAPYAVNIPLYNKRAREHLDIAIAEGAPIIIASQGGPREHLGRVHDAGMKWLQVIASPVHAEKAQAAGVDGVIAVGLEAGGHPGPEEITTQVLLRATVQRVDLPVVAAGGIADGAGIAAALCLGAAGAQLGTRFLLTPEAGVHAAYKAAVMGANISDTTLVGRGRSPVRMLRNAFAQQYLTAERSGSDEELDALFAQSTLKQAALEGNVELGKVEAGQSAGLIGDLVPAGELMQRLVEETLVAIRRLSALG; via the coding sequence ATGACCTTGCAGACCCCGCTGACCCGCCTTCTGGGTATCCGATATCCCATCATTCAAGCCGGCATGAGCTGGGCCTCGTCCAACGCGGAACTGGCGGCGGCTGTCTCGGCCGCCGGTGGCCTGGGCGTGGTGGCGTCCGGGCCGATGTACCCGGAGGCGCTGCAAGCCGCGCTGCGCAAGCTGCGCAGCCTGACCGATGCCCCCTACGCGGTGAACATCCCGCTTTACAACAAGCGCGCGCGTGAACATCTGGACATTGCCATCGCGGAAGGCGCCCCCATCATCATCGCCTCGCAAGGCGGGCCGCGAGAGCATCTGGGCCGAGTCCACGATGCCGGCATGAAGTGGCTGCAAGTCATTGCCAGCCCGGTCCATGCCGAGAAGGCCCAGGCGGCCGGCGTTGATGGCGTGATCGCGGTCGGGTTGGAGGCCGGCGGGCACCCCGGCCCCGAAGAGATCACCACCCAAGTGCTGCTGCGGGCGACGGTGCAGCGCGTGGACCTTCCGGTGGTTGCCGCTGGCGGCATCGCGGATGGCGCGGGGATTGCCGCCGCGCTTTGCCTGGGTGCGGCCGGCGCGCAACTGGGAACGCGTTTCTTGCTGACACCCGAAGCGGGCGTGCACGCCGCCTATAAAGCGGCCGTGATGGGCGCGAACATCAGCGACACCACCCTGGTTGGCCGAGGGCGCTCACCGGTGCGCATGCTGCGTAACGCCTTTGCCCAGCAGTACCTCACCGCCGAACGCAGCGGCAGCGATGAAGAGCTGGACGCCCTGTTTGCGCAAAGCACCTTGAAGCAAGCCGCGCTGGAAGGCAACGTCGAACTGGGCAAGGTCGAAGCCGGGCAAAGCGCCGGATTGATTGGCGACCTGGTGCCGGCCGGCGAATTAATGCAGCGTCTGGTGGAAGAAACCTTGGTGGCGATTCGGCGGCTTTCCGCGTTGGGTTGA
- a CDS encoding Bug family tripartite tricarboxylate transporter substrate binding protein, with translation MNTLKRLLCGLAVSAVCSGASLAADSYPNQPITLVNPYAAGGPADVLGRALARELEKQLGKAVIVENKAGGGAAIGANFVARAKPDGYTLLLGTSAAHVVTPLMQRTPYDGIKDFAFVGIVANQPNMLVVRSSLPVSTLPELIALARKEPGKINYASAGPGSSPHLGGELFRQQAKVDIMHIPYSGAAPAINDLVGGQVDMAVLNLAASVQFIRSGKLKALAYANPKRSALFPDVPTLAEAGVSGAESASWYSLAAPKGTPPQVLETLNKAVQAVNQSPEYRKLMDAQGVELWTRTPQEATQFVEKDQVAMRKLVEGAGLLKK, from the coding sequence ATGAATACCTTGAAGCGATTGCTGTGCGGCCTGGCCGTCAGTGCGGTGTGCAGCGGTGCGAGCCTGGCGGCGGACAGCTATCCCAATCAGCCGATCACGCTGGTCAATCCTTATGCGGCGGGCGGCCCCGCCGATGTGCTGGGACGAGCGCTGGCGCGCGAGCTGGAAAAGCAGCTGGGCAAGGCGGTGATCGTAGAGAACAAGGCCGGCGGTGGTGCTGCCATAGGCGCCAATTTCGTGGCGCGGGCCAAGCCGGATGGCTACACCTTGTTGTTGGGCACGTCCGCCGCGCATGTGGTGACGCCCTTGATGCAGCGGACGCCGTACGACGGCATCAAGGATTTTGCCTTCGTGGGCATCGTGGCCAACCAGCCCAATATGCTGGTGGTGCGTTCGTCCTTGCCGGTGTCGACCTTGCCGGAGCTGATCGCCCTGGCACGCAAGGAACCGGGCAAGATCAACTACGCGTCGGCGGGGCCGGGCAGTTCGCCGCACCTGGGCGGCGAGCTGTTTCGCCAGCAGGCCAAGGTCGACATCATGCATATCCCGTATAGCGGTGCTGCCCCGGCCATCAATGATCTGGTGGGCGGACAGGTCGACATGGCCGTGTTGAATCTGGCGGCCAGCGTGCAGTTCATTCGCAGCGGCAAACTCAAGGCGCTGGCCTATGCCAACCCCAAGCGCTCGGCCTTGTTTCCCGATGTGCCCACCTTGGCGGAAGCGGGGGTAAGCGGGGCGGAATCGGCGTCGTGGTACAGCCTGGCTGCGCCCAAGGGCACGCCGCCCCAGGTGCTGGAGACATTGAACAAAGCCGTGCAGGCCGTGAACCAGTCGCCGGAATATCGCAAGCTGATGGACGCGCAGGGTGTCGAGCTCTGGACCAGGACGCCGCAAGAAGCGACCCAGTTCGTGGAGAAGGATCAGGTCGCCATGCGCAAGCTGGTCGAAGGCGCGGGCTTGTTGAAGAAGTAG
- a CDS encoding CaiB/BaiF CoA transferase family protein: MKPLDGVTILELSRVLACPFASMILAELGATVIKVEQPEGGDETRGFEPKVHGEGGDESAYYLAFNRSKQSITVNFRKPEGQALIRRLAQDVDVVVENFPVGTLARYGLDKAHIAPENTDLIYFSCTGFGMTGPYAARKGYDTVFQAMGGIMSLTGERGRGPVKPGLPVADLTSGLWAAIGILSALVGRERSGRGCHVDFSMLDGQVGLLSLAAARYFALGEVPPRMGTEHPGRVPSAAFECRDGKWVQITGSDQHWKPLCDLLDLPQWSADEELARNAVRVARREEVMAGLQNAVAKLDRDELCRRCDAAGVPAGPILDVGEILNNEHVLARGMVASYEHPRIGRFGAVPVPFKFEGYEDPQVERPPLLGEHTDEVLRARLGLSNEEITALRQLGAI, from the coding sequence ATGAAGCCGCTTGATGGCGTCACCATTCTGGAATTGTCGCGGGTGCTGGCCTGCCCCTTCGCGTCGATGATATTGGCCGAACTGGGCGCCACGGTGATCAAGGTCGAGCAACCCGAAGGCGGGGATGAGACGCGCGGATTCGAGCCCAAGGTGCACGGCGAGGGCGGCGACGAGTCGGCCTATTACCTTGCCTTCAATCGCAGCAAGCAATCAATCACGGTCAATTTCCGCAAGCCCGAGGGCCAGGCCTTGATACGCCGGCTGGCACAGGACGTTGACGTGGTGGTCGAGAATTTTCCGGTGGGCACCCTGGCACGCTACGGCCTGGACAAAGCGCACATCGCGCCCGAAAACACTGACCTGATTTACTTCTCGTGCACGGGCTTTGGCATGACCGGGCCGTATGCCGCGCGTAAAGGCTATGACACCGTGTTCCAGGCGATGGGCGGCATCATGAGCCTGACCGGCGAGCGTGGTCGCGGGCCGGTCAAGCCAGGCTTGCCGGTGGCTGACCTGACCTCGGGGCTGTGGGCGGCGATAGGCATTTTGTCGGCCCTGGTTGGCCGTGAGCGTAGCGGGCGCGGCTGCCATGTGGATTTTTCCATGCTGGACGGGCAGGTCGGCCTGCTGTCTTTGGCCGCGGCGCGGTACTTCGCCTTGGGGGAAGTGCCGCCGCGCATGGGCACGGAACATCCTGGGCGCGTGCCGTCGGCCGCGTTTGAATGCCGCGATGGCAAGTGGGTGCAGATCACCGGCAGCGACCAACACTGGAAACCGCTGTGTGACCTGCTGGACCTCCCGCAATGGAGCGCCGATGAGGAACTGGCCCGCAACGCTGTGCGCGTGGCCCGGCGAGAGGAAGTCATGGCCGGCTTGCAGAACGCGGTGGCCAAGTTGGACCGCGATGAACTTTGCCGCCGTTGCGATGCGGCCGGCGTTCCGGCCGGACCGATTCTGGACGTGGGCGAGATTCTCAATAACGAGCATGTGCTCGCGCGCGGCATGGTCGCAAGCTATGAGCATCCTCGCATCGGCCGCTTTGGCGCGGTGCCGGTGCCCTTCAAATTCGAGGGATATGAAGATCCACAGGTCGAACGGCCTCCTTTGCTGGGCGAGCATACCGACGAGGTGTTGCGCGCAAGGCTGGGGCTGTCGAACGAGGAAATCACGGCGCTACGGCAGCTTGGCGCCATCTAG
- a CDS encoding enoyl-CoA hydratase/isomerase family protein, which yields MVELMIENQGAVRVLRLNRPEKHNALNTALTTGLLASLREADQDQSVRAVMLTGNGKSFCAGADTTEFSALTPEHPEAVLARASLTTDLHLVFSRMSKPVIGAVHGNALGGGAGLALACDMVVMAEDTRFGYPELRHGIVAAVVMANLVRQLGRKQAFELVAMAEAIDGHRALALGLANRAVPAADVLPQALELAERVAGWEPAAMGLTKRAFHRCADLALEEALGVGRDANVIMRGFRQGAAR from the coding sequence ATGGTTGAATTGATGATTGAAAATCAGGGCGCGGTGCGCGTGCTGCGGCTGAATCGCCCGGAAAAGCACAATGCCTTGAACACCGCCTTGACGACCGGCTTGCTGGCCAGCCTGCGCGAGGCCGATCAAGACCAATCGGTGCGCGCGGTGATGCTGACCGGCAATGGCAAGTCGTTTTGCGCGGGCGCGGATACGACGGAGTTTTCGGCGCTGACGCCAGAGCACCCCGAGGCCGTGTTGGCGCGCGCCAGCCTGACCACCGACCTGCATCTGGTTTTCTCGCGCATGAGCAAGCCTGTGATCGGCGCCGTGCATGGCAATGCGCTGGGCGGCGGCGCCGGCCTGGCGCTGGCCTGCGACATGGTGGTCATGGCCGAGGACACGCGCTTTGGCTATCCGGAGTTGCGCCACGGCATCGTGGCCGCAGTGGTGATGGCCAATCTGGTACGGCAATTAGGTCGCAAGCAGGCTTTCGAGCTGGTGGCCATGGCCGAGGCCATCGACGGCCATCGGGCACTGGCCTTGGGCCTGGCCAACCGGGCAGTTCCGGCCGCCGATGTCTTGCCGCAAGCATTGGAACTGGCCGAGCGTGTCGCCGGCTGGGAACCCGCCGCCATGGGCCTCACCAAGCGCGCCTTCCATCGCTGCGCGGATCTTGCGCTGGAAGAGGCGCTGGGCGTGGGCCGCGACGCCAACGTCATCATGCGTGGCTTTCGACAAGGGGCGGCGCGATGA
- a CDS encoding MarR family winged helix-turn-helix transcriptional regulator encodes MATRSKLSTRRAAPATLKELFSYRLNRLAYVSSRIAAGLNESRYGVGPREWRILALLGATPDMSLNAVAREANIDKSQASRTVSDLIERGLIKRSADAQDARGVSLDLTRAGKKLYQEVFPAAIERNEEMLAVLSEDEREVLERALDKMTSHMLDMLNDLKAEVPTRRGRGVQPR; translated from the coding sequence ATGGCAACCAGAAGCAAGCTTTCCACCCGCCGCGCCGCACCCGCCACGCTTAAGGAGCTGTTTTCCTATCGCTTGAACCGGCTGGCCTATGTGTCCAGCCGCATTGCCGCGGGCCTGAACGAAAGCCGCTATGGCGTTGGCCCGCGTGAGTGGCGGATTCTGGCCTTGCTGGGTGCCACGCCCGATATGTCTTTGAACGCAGTGGCACGTGAAGCCAATATCGACAAAAGCCAGGCCAGCCGTACGGTGTCCGACCTGATCGAGCGCGGCCTGATCAAGCGCAGCGCCGATGCCCAGGATGCGCGTGGCGTAAGCCTGGACCTGACGCGCGCCGGAAAAAAGCTCTACCAAGAAGTATTTCCGGCCGCCATTGAGCGTAATGAGGAGATGCTGGCCGTGCTGAGCGAAGACGAGCGCGAGGTGCTGGAGCGCGCCTTGGACAAGATGACATCGCACATGCTGGATATGCTTAATGACTTGAAGGCCGAAGTGCCGACACGCCGCGGTCGCGGCGTGCAGCCGCGCTAA